The following are encoded in a window of Manihot esculenta cultivar AM560-2 chromosome 8, M.esculenta_v8, whole genome shotgun sequence genomic DNA:
- the LOC110621734 gene encoding uncharacterized protein LOC110621734, which produces MVGVSSSTVMAEKISCYCALLMATLLVLSCCEVSETENEFGLIGNQKKSILNKACDEIYVVREGETLHSISEKCGDPYIVEANPHIHDPDDVFPGLVIKITPFNNR; this is translated from the coding sequence ATGGTGGGTGTTTCTTCATCAACTGTAATGGCAGAGAAGATTTCTTGCTACTGTGCTTTGCTGATGGCGACGCTGCTGGTTTTAAGCTGCTGTGAAGTTAGCGAAACTGAAAACGAATTTGGGCTGAttgggaaccagaagaagagcaTTTTGAACAAAGCTTGCGACGAGATTTATGTGGTTAGAGAAGGAGAAACATTGCATAGTATTAGTGAAAAATGTGGTGATCCTTATATAGTTGAAGCAAATCCTCACATTCATGATCCTGATGATGTTTTTCCTGGCTTGGTTATTAAGATTACCCCTTTTAATAATAGGTGA
- the LOC110620567 gene encoding GDSL esterase/lipase At5g03610 translates to MDSLQKLLFSFFLHFLLSGVHGSRGHLFNFRPSKLFVFGDSYADTGNNRKTIANSWKVPYGITFPGKPTGRFSDGRVLTDCFAESIGVKSPIPYRWRKFAVNRLKNGINFAYGGTGVFDTLCPAPNMTTQIDFFQQIITDKVYTTADLRSSVALVTLSGNDYSAYAARNGSAQGWQAFITQVVNQLTVNLKRIKGLGVKKIAVCGLQPLGCLPPSTFASSFQQCNATQNDLVGFHNLLLQQAVAKLNNETKDTSLLIFDLYSAFMTVLNNKGGDSKFENPLKPCCIGISKEYSCGSVDENGAKKYTVCENPVAAFFWDDVHPSQEGWRSVYLALQPTLQQL, encoded by the exons ATGGACTCACTTCAAAAGCtactcttctccttcttcctccACTTCCTTCTCTCGG GAGTGCATGGAAGCCGTGGCCATCTCTTCAATTTCAGGCCAAGCAAGCTCTTTGTTTTCGGAGACTCGTATGCAGATACAGGCAACAACAGAAAAACCATAGCCAATTCATGGAAAGTTCCTTATGGAATCACCTTCCCAGGAAAACCCACCGGACGTTTCTCCGACGGCCGTGTCTTGACTGATTGTTTCG CTGAGTCTATTGGGGTGAAGTCTCCAATCCCATACAGATGGAGAAAATTTGCAGTAAATAGGTTGAAAAATGGAATTAATTTCGCATATGGAGGGACAGGAGTGTTTGATACATTGTGTCCAGCCCCAAACATGACCACACAGATCGATTTCTTCCAGCAAATTATCACAGACAAAGTCTACACCACCGCAGACCTACGATCCTCTGTGGCCCTTGTCACCCTTTCCGGTAATGACTACTCTGCTTATGCAGCCAGAAATGGATCAGCGCAG GGTTGGCAAGCCTTCATCACACAAGTGGTGAACCAGTTGACAGTGAATTTGAAACGCATTAAAGGACTGGGAGTGAAGAAAATAGCAGTGTGTGGCTTACAGCCCTTAGGGTGTCTCCCTCCCAGTACCTTTGCCTCCTCCTtccaacaatgcaatgcaactcAAAACGACCTCGTTGGGTTCCACAACCTCTTGCTGCAACAAGCAGTTGCTAAGTTGAACAATGAGACCAAGGATACTTCTCTTCTTATTTTTGATCTTTATTCTGCTTTCATGACCGTTTTGAACAACAAAGGAG GAGATTCAAAGTTTGAGAATCCGTTGAAGCCATGCTGTATTGGAATAAGCAAAGAATATTCATGTGGGAGTGTAGATGAAAATGGGGCAAAGAAATATACAGTCTGTGAAAACCCAGTAGCTGCATTCTTCTGGGACGATGTCCACCCTTCACAAGAGGGATGGAGATCCGTGTATCTAGCTTTGCAACCCACTCTCCAACAACTTTAA
- the LOC110621115 gene encoding zinc finger A20 and AN1 domain-containing stress-associated protein 4, giving the protein MAEEHRWQAPEGHRLCANNCGFFGSPATMNLCSKCYSDYCLKERQQRQASIKASLYVSSSLSSVPAGDSQPPPAIALPEVKSHTTEVPAAVEHPSRCFMCRKRVGLTGFKCRCGTMFCGTHRYPEKHGCTFDFKKVGREEIARANPLVVAEKLEKI; this is encoded by the coding sequence ATGGCGGAGGAGCATAGATGGCAAGCGCCCGAAGGTCACCGTCTCTGCGCCAATAACTGTGGATTTTTTGGAAGTCCCGCCACGATGAACCTCTGCTCCAAATGTTACAGTGACTATTGTCTCAAGGAACGACAACAACGACAAGCATCCATTAAAGCCTCTCTCTACGTTTCATCTTCTTTATCTTCTGTCCCGGCCGGCGATTCTCAGCCTCCTCCGGCGATCGCCTTGCCGGAGGTTAAGAGTCATACGACGGAGGTTCCGGCGGCGGTTGAGCATCCTAGTCGGTGCTTCATGTGCAGGAAGCGGGTTGGATTGACCGGGTTTAAGTGTCGCTGTGGTACCATGTTCTGTGGGACCCATAGGTACCCGGAGAAGCATGGCTGCACCTTTGATTTCAAGAAAGTCGGAAGAGAGGAGATCGCGAGGGCCAATCCTCTCGTCGTAGCTGAGAAACTCGAGAAGATTTAA